In Scophthalmus maximus strain ysfricsl-2021 chromosome 16, ASM2237912v1, whole genome shotgun sequence, the following proteins share a genomic window:
- the gpx9 gene encoding glutathione peroxidase 9, which yields MANKSVYDFSAETLEGQLVPLSKYRGMVLLIVNVATFUGSTIEEYHRLNALMEMFGDLSFTVLGFSCNQFGLQSPEVNHETLNILKYARPGGGFVPKFPVFSKVEVNGLNEEPLFTYLKESLTFVNPVIGDIKKFYWSPIKVNDIRWNFEKFLITADGLPFKRYELHCPIEKVEKDIAELL from the exons ATGGCGAATAAATCAGTCTATGATTTCTCTGCTGAGACCCTGGAGGGACAGCTGGTTCCGCTGAGTAAGTACAGGGGCATGGTGCTTCTCATCGTCAACGTTGCCACCTTCTGAGGGTCAACAATAGAGGAG TACCACCGACTGAATGCACTGATGGAAATGTTTGGCGACCTCAGCTTCACTGTCTTAGGATTCTCCTGCAACCAATTCGGTCTTCAGTCACCTG AGGTCAACCATGAAACTCTCAACATCCTGAAATATGCGCGACCTGGTGGAGGGTTTGTGCCAAAGTTTCCTGTCTTTTCTAAGGTTGAGGTGAATGGATTAAATGAAGAGCCTCTTTTCACCTATCTCAAG GAATCTCTGACATTTGTGAACCCTGTTATTGGAGACATAAAGAAATTCTACTGGTCCCCAATCAAAGTCAATGACATTCGGTGGAATTTTGAGAAGTTTCTCATTACAGCAGATGGCCTTCCCTTCAAAAG ATATGAACTTCACTGCCCCATTGAGAAAGTGGAGAAGGACATAGCAGAACTTCTCTGA